The following are from one region of the Mytilus trossulus isolate FHL-02 unplaced genomic scaffold, PNRI_Mtr1.1.1.hap1 h1tg000234l__unscaffolded, whole genome shotgun sequence genome:
- the LOC134701310 gene encoding E3 ubiquitin-protein ligase TRIM22-like produces the protein MATGKHIPCGPCSVDDVTKNAWRWCTSCEEGLCEDCEHVHRRSKSSRNHRVISIEDYSKIENVSISQICEHHGENLEWFCKSHDEVLCVVCVPSKHKACFDVIPISVNSANLRQSSGLSDLEETIEGTLRNVKQCIRNRESATKEIEKQELEVKTMVLDTRAKINGQLDKLQEKLLHELRSTSQTCKSKYMKILQKLKSTEEMLTKLREQSIHTKQFSSDIQVFLGMRQVNKQVGSEVESIKNEISVTKDFTLKITIDGLIEKLSNEVEEFGKIFVSESATNLEFRDPKLDQAQIEINVPTTRDISKTKLQLHKSFQITSTNTLNVAGCVILPNGNLLMANATKDNQLIEYSDAGEHIRDIPVSDPPCDIAVLDLDRIVVTYENASYIEIINRKTFNVEKKISLQYSCLKVSQEDGLLYVVYGKDKIQVMDLSGKQIETLKITSEGLSCVKTSRQKIFYANYNTKQVHCCRLNGEELWKFECDSIKFPYDITSDSYHNVYVADSVSKSLTIVQHDGKYSKTLLTESDGLNRPTAVDFDTDKRTLLICNAGGNVALYNVV, from the coding sequence ATGGCTACAGGCAAACACATACCCTGTGGTCCATGTAGCGTTGATGACGTCACTAAGAATGCTTGGAGATGGTGCACTAGTTGTGAAGAAGGATTATGTGAAGATTGTGAACACGTCCACAGAAGAAGCAAATCCTCTAGAAATCATCGGGTTATTTCAATAGAAGATTACAGTAAGATTGAAAATGTTTCTATCTCCCAAATCTGTGAGCATCATGGGGAAAACCTGGAGTGGTTCTGTAAAAGTCACGACGAAGTCCTCTGTGTTGTGTGTGTCCCATCAAAACACAAAGCATGTTTTGAtgttataccaataagtgttaACTCTGCAAATTTAAGACAATCCTCTGGATTATCGGACCTAGAAGAGACAATTGAGGGAACTTTGCGGAACGTGAAACAATGCATCAGGAATCGTGAATCTGCTACAAAGGAAATCGAAAAACAAGAACTGGAAGTCAAAACAATGGTTCTTGATACTAGAGCAAAAATAAACGGCCAACTAGACAAGCTACAAGAAAAATTGTTGCACGAACTAAGATCAACATCTCAGAcatgtaaatcaaaatatatgaaaatactTCAGAAGCTAAAATCAACTGAAGAAATGCTAACTAAGTTAAGGGAACAATCAATTCATACGAAACAGTTTTCCTCTGACATACAAGTATTTCTTGGAATGCGTCAGGTCAATAAGCAGGTCGGAAGCGAGGTCGAATCCATCAAGAACGAAATAAGTGTCACAAAGGactttacattaaaaataactaTTGATGGCCTAATCGAAAAATTATccaacgaagttgaagagtttggtaaaatatttgtttcagaaTCCGCCACCAACCTTGAATTCAGGGACCCAAAACTTGATCAAGCTCAAATTGAGATCAACGTTCCAACGACAAGAGACATATCTAAGACAAAGCTCCAGCTAcataaatcatttcaaattacGAGTACCAATACATTGAATGTTGCAGGTTGCGTCATTTTGCCTAATGGTAATTTATTGATGGCGAATGCCACGAAAGATAATCAATTAATAGAATACAGTGACGCAGGTGAACATATCCGTGACATCCCAGTATCTGACCCGCCATGCGATATTGCGGTGCTAGATCTTGATCGTATTGTTGTGACGTACGAGAACGCATCATACATAGAAATAATAAATCGCAAGACTTTCaacgttgaaaaaaaaatcagtctcCAATATAGTTGCTTGAAGGTATCTCAGGAGGATGGGCTACTTTACGTAGTATATGGAAAAGATAAAATACAAGTCATGGATCTATCCGGAAAACAAatagaaacattaaaaataacatctGAAGGTCTAAGTTGTGTCAAAACGAGCCGACAAAAGATATTTTACGCAAATTACAACACGAAACAAGTTCACTGCTGTCGTTTGAACGGGGAAGAATTATGGAAATTTGAATGTGACTCTATAAAATTTCCCTATGATATAACATCAGACTCATACCATAATGTTTACGTTGCAGATAGTGTTTCCAAGAGTCTAACAATTGTACAACATGATGGGAAATACAGTAAAACATTACTAACAGAATCAGATGGACTTAATCGACCAACAGCTGTGGACTTTGATACAGACAAAAGAACCTTACTCATATGCAACGCAGGAGGAAATGTTGCCTTGTACAATGTCGTTTAG